A region of Vigna radiata var. radiata cultivar VC1973A chromosome 6, Vradiata_ver6, whole genome shotgun sequence DNA encodes the following proteins:
- the LOC106764497 gene encoding uncharacterized protein LOC106764497, with protein sequence MIGSLYVADSLKIFSLSMSNAYNPAIPCQTLVSLNKVTPPSVTMARGLSFNVSTSSQSHASFVVQRKNNNNGDNGFVVGCAKWGLQREVEDEMKPHEDDDKGRNGMTRFRHKCGEREGIVELLECLEREAIMGEDVGKDPTDYNRRAKIFDRSSQVFQALKKHNSDGFPQESS encoded by the coding sequence ATGATAGGGTCTTTGTATGTTGCTGATTCCCTCAagatcttttctctttctatgaGTAACGCCTATAACCCTGCTATTCCATGTCAAACCCTTGTCTCTTTAAATAAAGTGACACCGCCATCAGTTACCATGGCCAGAGGTTTGAGCTTCAACGTCAGCACTTCTTCTCAGAGTCATGCTTCTTTTGTGGTGCAAcggaagaataataataatgggGATAATGGGTTTGTAGTAGGGTGTGCAAAATGGGGTTTGCAGAGAGAAGTGGAAGATGAGATGAAACCGCATGAAGATGATGACAAGGGTAGGAATGGAATGACAAGGTTTAGACATAAGTGTGGAGAAAGAGAGGGGATTGTGGAGCTGTTGGAGTGTTTAGAAAGGGAAGCAATAATGGGTGAAGATGTGGGAAAAGATCCTACTGATTACAACCGAAGGGCTAAGATATTTGATAGAAGCTCTCAAGTATTCCAAGCACTCAAAAAACATAACAGTGATGGTTTTCCACAAGAGTCTTCTTAA
- the LOC106763053 gene encoding rhodanese-like domain-containing protein 7 gives MEAYPNAASMLRSRTIIPPPLLALTARLPSPSPLLPPSFTLSEPTLSCSATPKPSLRSFSLFSNSHALQTMTLSKCFSHIGPTVPIPDPPRSEPEPDSPLVVVSFYKFADFPDHALMRNPLKQLCQRLRVSGGIILAPEGINGSICGTRESVEAVLAFVEGDDRLKGLRRVESPVGPEEEAIHHGHSAASPLAAGEDAPFRWDHVRVKLKKEIVTLGMPTVSPIERVGKYVGPEDWNALINDPDTVVIDVRNNYETRIGKFKGAVDPCTTSFREFPSWVEEHFQLSKTDDGENPKVEANNSVQSADKEMENQKQHMPRVAMYCTGGIRCEKATSLLLSKGFREVYHLEGGILKYLEDVPETESLWEGECFVFDKRVSVEHGLVPGNFKLCYGCKQPVSDADMEAPEFEYGVSCPHCFALKSDEEKERARARQRQFERWGIIGGPDKGRRPTTQEPESVSRNPNQLSRSI, from the exons ATGGAAGCATATCCAAACGCGGCCTCCATGCTGAGAAGCAGAACCATAATACCTCCACCATTGCTCGCCCTCACTGCAAGGCTTCCGTCACCCTCACCATTATTGCCGCCCTCCTTTACCCTCTCCGAACCCACACTATCGTGTTCTGCAACCCCGAAACCCTCGCTCCGcagtttttctctcttctccaaTTCTCACGCTCTTCAAACCATGACGCTCTCCAAGTGCTTCTCTCACATTGGGCCCACCGTCCCAATTCCGGACCCACCCAGATCAGAACCCGAACCCGATTCCCCTCTCGTGGTGGTATCCTTCTACAAATTCGCGGATTTTCCTGATCATGCTCTCATGCGAAACCCCTTGAAGCAACTCTGTCAACGCCTG CGTGTTTCAGGTGGAATTATTCTTGCGCCTGAAGGGATCAATGGCAGCATCTGTGGGACTCGGGAGTCAGTTGAGGCTGTTCTGGCTTTTGTCGAAGGTGATGATCGACTGAAGGGGCTAAGGCGAGTGGAATCACCTGTTGGTCCTGAGGAGGAGGCCATCCATCATGGTCATAGTGCTGCTTCTCCGCTTGCTGCTGGGGAAGATGCACCCTTCCGATGGGATCATGTGAGGGTCAAGTTGAAGAAAGAG ATTGTTACTCTTGGGATGCCTACTGTGTCACCTATTGAAAGGGTTGGAAAGTATGTTGGCCCAGAAGATTGGAATGCTTTGATCAATGATCCAGATACA GTGGTTATTGATGTGCGGAATAACTATGAAACCAGAATAGGAAAGTTTAAAGGAGCAGTTGATCCATGTACTACATCATTTCGTGAATTCCCGTCTTGGGTAGAAGAGCATTTCCAGCTTAGCAAAACAGACGATGGTGAGAATCCAAAAGTTGAGGCAAACAATTCAGTCCAATCTGCTGATAAAGAAATGGAGAATCAAAAACAACATATGCCACGCGTTGCAATGTATTGCACTGGAGGTATTCGTTGTGAGAAAGCTACAAGTCTACTTCTCAGCAAAGGTTTCAGAGAG GTTTATCACCTGGAAGGTGGAATTCTAAAATATCTTGAAGATGTTCCAGAAACAGAAAGCCTCTGGGAAGGGGAGTGCTTTGTTTTCGACAAACGAGTCTCTGTGGAGCATGGCTTGGTGCCAGGAAATTTCAAACTCTGCTATGGCTGTAAACAGCCTGTGAGTGATGCTGACATGGAGGCCCCAGAATTTGAATATGGAGTTTCCTGTCCTCACTGTTTTGCACTGAAATCTGATGAAGAGAAGGAGAGAGCTCGAGCTCGACAAAGACAATTTGAGAGATGGGGAATCATAGGTGGTCCAGACAAGGGTCGCCGCCCAACTACTCAAGAACCGGAAAGTGTTAGCAGGAATCCAAACCAGCTTTCACGTTCTATTTAA